A genomic stretch from Petrimonas mucosa includes:
- a CDS encoding RagB/SusD family nutrient uptake outer membrane protein, giving the protein MNRKILNISRIVVVFALVAIIASCDDYLNIIPDNTPTIDHAFKNRHEAEKYLYGCFSFLPNHADPTSNPALFGGDEVWYIDPANIVSPLLWNIAKGNQGTNSPLADYWASIQDDSNLQGGKALFTALSDCNIFLENIDKPFDLDKSERDWWVSEVLFLKAYYHYYLFRMYGPIPLIRENLPISSTTEEVRRFREPVDDVVEYIVELLDQSLENLPEEILDVTSDMGRPTKATALALKAQVLTLAASPLFNGNTDYASVVDKKGRQLFPQEYRPEKWQRAAAALKEAIDAAHEAGHELFDFSETTFARDLNAPTILAMQVRGAVTERWNKEIIWGESNFNPDALQRVCFPAWNPNHNSGGIGKSYAPTLQVVEQFYTSNGVPIEEDRDWEGVDPIGIRTGDASHKFYIKEGYQTVNLHFNREARFYGSVTFDGGTFYGNGRISTDDNMWHTPMRGADPGGGVAPTERYSSTGYLCKKLVHYLSSVPEANSSITTYRYAFPIIRLADLYLMYAEALNEVKSSPDEEVYEYVDLVRARTGLKGVVESWQDHSNVPDKPASKEGMREIIRRERLNELAFEGSRFWDLRRWKLSEEYMNRPIRGLNIRGENPADFYQVREIYRPTFGKKDYLWPIRLRVLLKNTNLVQNLGW; this is encoded by the coding sequence ATGAATCGAAAAATATTAAATATCAGTCGTATTGTCGTTGTTTTTGCGCTGGTGGCGATCATCGCTTCTTGTGATGACTACCTTAACATCATTCCGGACAATACGCCAACAATTGATCATGCATTTAAAAACCGGCATGAGGCGGAGAAGTACCTCTACGGATGCTTCTCGTTCCTGCCCAACCATGCAGATCCGACCTCCAATCCGGCTCTGTTTGGAGGAGATGAGGTGTGGTATATCGATCCGGCCAATATCGTGAGTCCGTTACTTTGGAATATTGCCAAGGGGAATCAGGGTACCAATTCACCGCTTGCCGACTACTGGGCCAGTATACAGGATGATAGCAACCTGCAGGGTGGCAAGGCGCTTTTTACGGCATTGAGTGATTGTAACATCTTCCTCGAAAATATCGACAAACCGTTCGACCTGGATAAGTCTGAACGGGATTGGTGGGTTTCCGAAGTACTCTTCCTGAAAGCCTACTATCACTACTACCTCTTCAGGATGTATGGACCTATTCCATTGATCAGGGAGAATCTTCCCATCAGTTCAACCACGGAAGAGGTGAGGCGGTTCCGCGAACCTGTAGATGATGTGGTGGAATATATAGTGGAGTTGTTGGATCAGTCGCTCGAAAACCTGCCGGAGGAGATTCTGGATGTGACTTCCGATATGGGACGTCCAACTAAAGCGACTGCCTTGGCGTTGAAAGCTCAGGTGCTGACGCTTGCCGCAAGCCCCCTGTTCAATGGCAATACAGATTACGCTTCAGTTGTCGACAAAAAGGGGCGGCAGCTATTTCCGCAGGAATATCGTCCCGAGAAGTGGCAGCGGGCGGCAGCTGCGTTGAAAGAGGCTATTGATGCGGCGCATGAGGCAGGACATGAGCTGTTTGATTTCAGCGAGACAACCTTTGCAAGAGATCTGAACGCTCCAACCATCCTTGCGATGCAGGTGAGGGGAGCTGTGACGGAACGATGGAACAAGGAGATCATCTGGGGTGAATCGAACTTCAATCCCGATGCTCTGCAAAGGGTCTGTTTCCCGGCGTGGAACCCCAACCATAACTCGGGAGGAATCGGAAAGAGCTATGCACCTACCTTGCAGGTGGTAGAGCAGTTTTATACCAGTAACGGTGTCCCGATCGAGGAAGACAGGGATTGGGAAGGAGTAGACCCGATAGGAATAAGAACAGGCGACGCAAGCCACAAGTTCTATATCAAGGAGGGGTATCAAACTGTCAATCTACACTTTAACAGGGAGGCGCGTTTCTATGGCTCCGTTACGTTCGATGGCGGAACCTTCTACGGAAATGGCCGTATCTCCACGGATGACAACATGTGGCATACACCAATGAGAGGGGCTGACCCGGGAGGTGGTGTCGCACCTACTGAACGGTACTCAAGTACGGGGTACCTTTGCAAAAAGCTGGTGCATTATCTCAGTTCGGTCCCCGAAGCCAACTCCAGTATCACAACCTATCGCTATGCATTTCCGATCATACGGCTGGCCGATCTCTACCTGATGTACGCTGAGGCGTTGAATGAGGTGAAATCCTCTCCAGATGAGGAGGTCTATGAGTATGTCGACCTTGTGCGCGCCCGTACGGGGCTGAAAGGGGTGGTTGAGAGCTGGCAGGATCACTCTAACGTTCCCGATAAACCCGCTTCAAAAGAGGGTATGCGCGAGATTATCCGTAGGGAGCGCCTGAACGAGCTCGCGTTCGAAGGGAGCCGATTCTGGGACCTGAGACGGTGGAAACTTAGTGAGGAGTATATGAACAGGCCTATTAGAGGGTTGAATATCAGGGGTGAGAACCCGGCCGATTTTTATCAGGTCAGGGAGATCTATCGTCCGACATTTGGGAAGAAAGATTACTTGTGGCCGATTCGGTTACGCGTTTTGCTGAAAAATACCAATCTGGTGCAGAATTTAGGATGGTAA